A genomic segment from Alteribacillus bidgolensis encodes:
- a CDS encoding DUF6612 family protein, protein MAQIRKGLLLIMLTVFTSACMSEAETDENGNVTEPPEPEEPPEQEESIDSAEVLDNAIDSMEDLENYAIDTNMNQDIQFNKEGYLKNKYRSHTIVNLDPIGYHESSTIKTTEENGESDTSTDVVALERFFTEEGYYIFDSNDGRWVKFPDEFTEDIQSYDESFEKPAHTLELIEAYTDEIHISEGDQHYRLTFSGENEQLQQIALEMMRMVNTDFSEMMEDMMYMTEMEDLEFELLIDKETYYAKTLRMDMNMNMNSEEGKSYNSTHTVVARYSEFNEAKEVSIPDDVLDNAEEMELEEFSGFNEMEEFDTIEGIKIEEFYEDEDEENEEEDGEEIEIDLNEFLSNEDAEDES, encoded by the coding sequence CCGAACCTCCGGAACCAGAAGAACCGCCAGAGCAAGAAGAATCCATCGATTCTGCTGAAGTCCTCGATAATGCCATAGATAGTATGGAAGATTTAGAGAATTATGCGATAGATACAAATATGAATCAAGACATCCAGTTTAATAAAGAAGGATACTTAAAAAATAAATATCGTTCCCACACCATTGTTAACCTTGACCCTATAGGCTACCATGAATCCTCTACGATTAAAACAACCGAAGAAAATGGTGAAAGTGACACGTCAACCGATGTTGTCGCATTAGAACGTTTTTTTACAGAGGAAGGATATTATATTTTTGATTCAAATGACGGGCGTTGGGTAAAATTCCCTGATGAATTCACCGAAGACATTCAATCCTATGATGAATCCTTTGAAAAACCCGCCCACACCCTTGAATTAATAGAAGCGTATACGGATGAAATTCATATTAGCGAAGGTGATCAGCATTATAGACTCACTTTTTCCGGAGAAAATGAGCAGCTTCAGCAGATTGCTTTGGAAATGATGCGAATGGTCAATACCGACTTTTCCGAAATGATGGAAGATATGATGTATATGACTGAAATGGAAGATCTTGAGTTTGAATTGTTGATCGACAAGGAAACATATTATGCTAAAACACTGCGAATGGATATGAATATGAATATGAACAGTGAAGAAGGAAAGTCTTATAACTCTACTCATACTGTTGTCGCAAGGTATAGTGAGTTTAATGAAGCAAAAGAAGTCTCCATTCCGGACGATGTTCTTGATAATGCGGAAGAAATGGAGCTTGAAGAATTCAGCGGTTTTAATGAAATGGAAGAATTTGATACAATCGAAGGCATAAAAATTGAAGAATTTTATGAGGACGAAGATGAGGAAAATGAAGAGGAAGACGGGGAAGAAATTGAAATTGATTTAAACGAATTTCTTAGTAATGAGGACGCCGAGGACGAATCATAA
- the fliS gene encoding flagellar export chaperone FliS, whose protein sequence is MAFQNAQAVYQKNMKQAEAYKKTASANKEQTYTPSVSAEGTAAPASSGLQTQNTKPASTNAYQQNAIQTVSRGDLTLLLYNGCLKFIDKAGKSMDAKDMESKNKFIIRAQDIIRELMVTLKTDSEIGQNMFRLYDFIHRRLVDANINNDKEALTEARGLVKEFRDTWKETIKLDRQQRFGEGDQA, encoded by the coding sequence ATGGCATTTCAAAATGCGCAAGCTGTTTATCAAAAAAATATGAAACAAGCCGAAGCCTATAAAAAAACAGCTTCAGCCAATAAAGAACAGACGTATACGCCGTCAGTTAGCGCTGAAGGCACAGCAGCTCCTGCCAGCTCAGGTTTGCAAACGCAAAACACCAAACCGGCATCGACCAATGCCTATCAACAAAATGCTATTCAAACCGTTTCGCGTGGTGATTTGACTCTCTTACTTTATAACGGATGCCTTAAATTTATCGATAAAGCTGGCAAATCAATGGATGCAAAAGATATGGAAAGCAAAAATAAATTTATTATCCGAGCGCAGGACATTATCCGTGAATTAATGGTAACGTTAAAGACTGATTCCGAAATCGGACAAAATATGTTTCGGTTGTACGATTTTATCCACCGCCGATTAGTGGACGCTAATATTAATAATGATAAAGAGGCGCTTACGGAAGCACGCGGGTTGGTTAAGGAGTTTCGTGATACGTGGAAAGAAACGATAAAATTAGATCGGCAGCAGCGCTTTGGGGAAGGAGATCAAGCATAA
- the fliD gene encoding flagellar filament capping protein FliD produces MARRLCGTLYSAIESLAERAGGLKGKIQNHQFTLGRNINNIDDQITNFERRLFETEDRYWCQFTAMEQAIARANEQSSYFYTQVFGSAGRF; encoded by the coding sequence ATAGCTAGAAGACTTTGCGGCACGCTTTACAGTGCAATAGAATCATTGGCTGAACGAGCGGGCGGGTTAAAAGGCAAAATACAAAACCATCAATTTACCCTCGGAAGAAATATAAACAACATCGACGACCAAATTACTAATTTTGAACGGCGCCTTTTCGAGACAGAAGATCGCTACTGGTGTCAATTTACTGCTATGGAACAAGCAATCGCACGCGCAAACGAACAATCCAGTTATTTTTACACACAGGTGTTCGGAAGCGCAGGTCGTTTTTAA
- a CDS encoding flagellar cap protein FliD N-terminal domain-containing protein — protein MRISGMASGMDIDQMVKDLVRAERVPVDKMVQKRLTLEWQMEEYRSINRLFDEFRNNIFDTVMRRANMGARSASSTDESRITAETSSTAGNASCQI, from the coding sequence ATGAGGATTTCGGGTATGGCGTCTGGTATGGATATTGATCAAATGGTGAAAGATTTGGTGAGGGCTGAGCGCGTTCCCGTGGATAAAATGGTGCAGAAACGTCTTACATTAGAGTGGCAAATGGAAGAATACCGCAGCATAAACCGTTTGTTTGACGAGTTTCGAAATAATATTTTTGACACGGTCATGCGTCGGGCGAATATGGGAGCGCGTTCTGCTTCCTCCACTGATGAAAGCCGAATTACAGCAGAGACGTCTTCCACAGCTGGAAATGCTTCCTGCCAAATTTAA